One window from the genome of Dyella sp. A6 encodes:
- a CDS encoding MutS-related protein codes for MTLLPKWLAYPNLDALFPWRRALTALREQWGRPGSKNEPSAARYFRLVRGNVVDACVDDKTWDDLEYPGLFLLMDTTVTPLGSQVLFRRMREYIQEPEPLAARYTLYRQLHENVALRERIQLKLMPLKEPEHGRIADALLGDELAMPPHRGLIYLWSLLSVAVLAASIAWSWPVWIWCAMLAVNGVVLYRSYWSTLRDIHTLKGCVQMLRVADTLASLHAAHPWCTPLVRLHELRGHRVQAGRALLPMALLKYPIVSYVAVWLNLAFLLELVVHLRSVTRFYRMRERLVPIFEALGEIDAAIATASFLASRPVYCQPQVVEQAQLEIEAGEHPLLAKGIANTIRLDRCSLLVTGSNMAGKTTFVKMVGMNAILGRTLGFCLAARAVLPTRPVMAAIHGMHSVASGKSHYFAEIEAIHVFLDKAAQAQGGLFVIDEPFSGTNTVERVAIARAVLERLGEASLVLVTTHDIELQDMLGAGYTLCHFQEDPEVNGFFDYRLRPGPATARNAIRLLARVDFPGDVVTRALAYAGAGAAT; via the coding sequence ATGACGCTGCTGCCGAAGTGGCTCGCCTACCCCAACCTGGACGCGCTGTTTCCATGGCGGCGCGCCCTGACCGCGCTGCGTGAGCAGTGGGGCCGACCGGGCAGCAAGAACGAGCCCAGCGCCGCCCGCTATTTCCGGCTCGTTCGCGGCAATGTCGTCGACGCCTGTGTGGACGACAAGACCTGGGACGACCTCGAATATCCGGGGTTGTTCTTGCTGATGGACACCACCGTCACGCCGCTGGGCAGCCAGGTACTGTTCCGGCGGATGCGCGAGTACATCCAGGAACCGGAACCGCTGGCCGCACGCTACACGCTCTACCGGCAACTGCACGAAAATGTCGCGTTGCGCGAACGCATCCAGCTGAAGCTGATGCCGTTGAAGGAGCCGGAGCACGGACGCATCGCCGACGCGCTGCTCGGCGACGAACTGGCCATGCCGCCGCATCGCGGCCTGATATACCTGTGGAGCCTGCTCTCGGTGGCGGTGCTGGCTGCCAGCATCGCGTGGTCATGGCCGGTGTGGATCTGGTGCGCGATGCTCGCGGTCAATGGCGTCGTGCTGTACCGCAGCTACTGGAGCACGCTGCGCGACATCCATACCTTGAAAGGATGCGTGCAGATGCTGCGTGTGGCCGATACGCTTGCATCGCTGCATGCGGCGCACCCGTGGTGTACGCCATTGGTCCGCTTGCACGAGCTACGTGGGCATCGCGTGCAGGCTGGTCGAGCCCTGTTGCCGATGGCCCTGCTGAAGTATCCGATCGTGTCGTACGTCGCGGTCTGGCTGAACCTGGCGTTCCTGCTGGAACTGGTCGTGCACCTGCGCTCGGTGACCCGGTTCTACCGCATGCGCGAGCGACTGGTGCCGATCTTCGAAGCGCTGGGCGAGATCGATGCGGCGATCGCCACGGCATCGTTCCTTGCCTCCCGTCCCGTGTACTGCCAGCCGCAGGTCGTGGAACAGGCACAGCTGGAGATCGAGGCGGGCGAGCACCCGCTGCTGGCGAAGGGTATTGCCAACACCATCCGGCTTGACCGGTGCTCGCTGCTGGTCACCGGTTCGAACATGGCCGGCAAGACCACCTTCGTGAAGATGGTGGGCATGAATGCCATCCTCGGCCGCACGCTGGGTTTCTGTCTGGCCGCGCGGGCGGTCCTGCCAACACGGCCGGTGATGGCTGCGATCCACGGCATGCATTCGGTGGCATCGGGCAAGAGCCATTACTTCGCGGAGATCGAGGCGATCCATGTCTTCCTGGACAAGGCGGCGCAGGCGCAGGGCGGGCTGTTCGTGATCGACGAACCGTTCAGCGGTACCAACACCGTCGAGCGGGTGGCGATCGCGCGTGCCGTGCTCGAACGGCTGGGCGAAGCCTCGCTGGTGCTGGTCACCACCCACGACATCGAACTGCAGGACATGCTTGGCGCAGGCTATACGCTTTGCCATTTTCAGGAAGACCCCGAGGTGAACGGGTTCTTCGACTACCGTCTGCGGCCCGGTCCGGCCACCGCGCGCAATGCCATCCGGCTGCTGGCGCGTGTTGATTTTCCGGGCGATGTCGTCACCCGCGCGCTGGCCTATGCGGGTGCGGGAGCCGCCACGTAG
- a CDS encoding GNAT family N-acetyltransferase, which produces MDIRTGMLDDPRVLALLHEHLRTLAPTAPAESRHALDLGGLQHPDITFWCMWDGKTLAGFGALRQLEPDHGEIKSMRTAATHLRRGVGSRMLRHLLDQAGARGYRRVSLETGSMAFFEPARQLYASFGFTPCPPFGDYRPDPNSVFMTKRIEGRIG; this is translated from the coding sequence ATGGATATCCGCACCGGCATGCTGGACGACCCGCGCGTACTCGCCCTGCTGCACGAGCACCTGCGCACGCTCGCTCCCACCGCGCCGGCCGAAAGCCGGCACGCGCTGGACCTGGGCGGCCTGCAGCACCCCGACATCACGTTCTGGTGCATGTGGGACGGAAAGACGCTGGCCGGCTTCGGCGCGCTGCGGCAACTCGAGCCCGACCACGGCGAGATCAAGTCGATGCGCACCGCCGCCACCCATCTGCGCCGCGGGGTGGGCTCACGGATGCTGCGGCACCTGCTCGACCAGGCCGGCGCACGCGGCTACCGGCGGGTCAGCCTGGAAACCGGCTCGATGGCCTTCTTCGAGCCGGCGCGGCAGCTGTATGCAAGCTTCGGGTTCACGCCCTGCCCACCCTTCGGCGACTACCGCCCCGACCCGAACAGCGTGTTCATGACGAAGCGGATCGAAGGCCGCATCGGCTAG
- a CDS encoding M61 family peptidase has translation MKSHAFRSSLIAAAVVGALSLSAASFAQDASRPAPVDQPYPGQLTVNVDLTDAPKRIFRVHETIPVKSGPFTLLYPQWIPGEHAPSGPVENVAGLIIKANGKQLPWRRDLRDMFAINLDVPAGVTQLDVSFQFLSPAPGHGSLFGASASSTPNFVDVEFNQVAFYPSGYYSSQIHIKPTVDLPAGWKFATAMREESRSGNSIHFKPLTFNNFVDSPMIAGVHFNRVNLAPGAKVPVHLNVVGDAADDVKLTPKQLEQQRAVVKQAALLFQSHHYHHYDFLLTLSDHTGHFGLEHHQSSDDRLPSDFFTNDAMHTAAASLMPHEYVHSWNGKFRRPADLWTPNFNVKEQDDLLWVYEGLTDYWCSVLTARAGLWTPDQFREAMASMDAAMSARTGRVWRSLQDTASAAPLTYYGGGGWINWRRGTDFYPEGQLLWLDVDTKIRELSHGKHSLDDFARAFYGMDNGSYVTKTYTFDDVVNTLNQVQPYDWAKFLRTRLDYTGPELPEHGIQRGGWKLVYTDKPNVMDKARESLMHGINMAYSIGLSASSSGNIYDVQWNGPAFKAGLVPGLTIIAVDGKDFTPDGLKDAVAAAKGNNTPIKLLVKNIDVYNTVEIDYHGGLRYPHLVRTSGKDWLDAIGTARK, from the coding sequence GTGAAAAGCCATGCCTTCCGTTCCAGCCTGATCGCCGCCGCGGTGGTCGGGGCGCTGTCCCTTTCCGCAGCTTCCTTCGCGCAGGATGCCTCGCGGCCGGCGCCGGTCGACCAACCGTATCCCGGCCAGCTCACCGTCAATGTCGATCTCACCGATGCACCCAAGCGGATCTTCCGCGTGCACGAGACGATCCCGGTGAAGTCCGGCCCGTTCACCCTGCTGTACCCGCAGTGGATTCCCGGCGAGCATGCGCCTTCCGGTCCGGTCGAGAACGTGGCCGGCCTGATCATCAAGGCGAACGGCAAGCAGCTGCCGTGGCGGCGCGACCTGCGCGACATGTTCGCGATCAACCTGGATGTGCCGGCGGGCGTGACCCAGCTGGACGTCAGCTTCCAGTTCCTGTCGCCGGCACCGGGCCACGGCAGCCTGTTCGGCGCCAGCGCCTCGTCCACGCCGAATTTCGTGGACGTGGAGTTCAACCAGGTGGCGTTCTATCCCTCCGGCTACTACTCCAGCCAGATCCACATCAAGCCGACCGTGGATCTGCCGGCCGGCTGGAAGTTCGCCACCGCGATGCGGGAGGAGAGCCGTTCGGGCAACTCCATCCACTTCAAGCCGCTGACCTTCAACAACTTCGTCGACTCGCCGATGATCGCAGGCGTGCACTTCAACCGCGTGAACCTGGCACCCGGCGCCAAGGTGCCGGTGCACCTGAACGTGGTGGGCGACGCGGCCGACGACGTCAAGCTCACGCCCAAGCAGCTCGAACAGCAGCGCGCGGTGGTGAAGCAGGCGGCCCTGCTGTTCCAGTCGCATCACTATCACCACTACGACTTCCTGCTGACGCTGTCCGATCACACCGGACATTTCGGTCTGGAACACCACCAGTCCAGCGACGACCGCCTGCCGTCCGACTTCTTCACCAATGACGCCATGCACACGGCGGCAGCCAGCCTGATGCCGCACGAGTACGTGCATTCCTGGAACGGCAAGTTCCGTCGCCCGGCCGACCTGTGGACGCCCAACTTCAACGTGAAGGAGCAGGACGACCTGCTGTGGGTATACGAAGGCCTCACCGACTACTGGTGCAGCGTGCTCACCGCGCGTGCCGGCCTGTGGACGCCCGATCAGTTCCGCGAGGCGATGGCGTCGATGGACGCGGCGATGAGCGCGCGTACCGGCCGCGTCTGGCGTTCGCTGCAGGACACCGCCTCCGCCGCGCCGCTGACCTATTACGGCGGCGGCGGCTGGATCAACTGGCGTCGTGGCACCGACTTCTATCCCGAAGGCCAGCTGCTGTGGCTGGACGTGGACACCAAGATCCGCGAGCTCAGCCACGGCAAGCATTCGCTGGATGATTTCGCGCGTGCCTTCTACGGCATGGACAACGGCAGCTACGTCACCAAGACCTACACCTTCGACGATGTGGTGAACACGCTTAACCAGGTGCAGCCGTACGACTGGGCCAAGTTCCTGCGCACGCGGCTGGACTACACCGGTCCGGAGCTGCCCGAGCACGGCATCCAGCGTGGTGGCTGGAAGCTGGTCTACACCGACAAGCCCAACGTGATGGACAAGGCGCGCGAATCGTTGATGCACGGCATCAACATGGCCTACTCGATCGGTCTGTCGGCATCCAGCAGCGGCAACATCTATGACGTGCAGTGGAACGGGCCGGCGTTCAAGGCGGGCCTGGTGCCGGGTCTGACCATCATCGCGGTTGACGGCAAGGACTTCACGCCCGACGGTCTGAAGGACGCGGTGGCGGCGGCGAAGGGTAACAACACGCCGATCAAGCTGCTGGTGAAGAACATCGACGTCTACAACACGGTGGAGATCGACTACCACGGCGGCCTGCGCTACCCGCACCTGGTGCGTACCAGCGGCAAGGACTGGCTCGACGCGATCGGCACCGCCCGCAAGTAA
- a CDS encoding M61 family peptidase, giving the protein MKVTNLAAALIVAGLGFAAVPAHADIVRTGNVPPPQDVPYTAGTLQIHVDATDIDHRVFRVHEVIPTASGPLTLLYPQWLPGDHEPSGTIDALAGLVVKANGKTLNWTRDPFNVFAFHVDVPQGVHAVDVDFQYLSPQNRREGRIVMTPEMLDLQWSSNTIYPAGYYSKDIKVDASATFPAGWQFGTALDVASRDGSTVNFKTITYNALVDSPVYAGKYFKRIDLAPGSKTPVHLDVVADQPKDLDITPEQIKIHRDLVQQMYKLYGAHHYNHYDFLLSLSNKMGGEGLEHHRSSENGTGPGYFTKWKQDWAMRDLLSHEFNHSWDGKYRRPFDLWTPNFNVAMGDTLLWVYEGQTQFWGQVMAARSGLWTDAQFRDMLANVAATYDRGRPGLATWRNVQDTTNDPPIAQRAPLPYRNYQGSEDYYSAGQLIWLDVDGKLRELTHGKKNLDNFARAFFGMDNGSWVVNTYHFQDVVNTLNSIAPYDWAKYLRTRLDGHGPLIGGLESHGWKLVYTDKPSDALKAMEAHYHFANLMYSIGVAVGKGGHIADVLWNGPAFKAGLSPGMSIVAVNGHDYSNDALANAVTASAKDKSMPVKLLVKNFNEFKTIEIDYHEGLKYPHLVRDTSRPDTLTKLIKPL; this is encoded by the coding sequence TTGAAAGTCACCAACCTTGCCGCCGCCCTGATCGTCGCCGGTCTCGGCTTCGCCGCGGTTCCCGCTCACGCCGACATCGTGCGCACCGGCAATGTGCCGCCGCCGCAGGACGTGCCCTACACCGCCGGTACGCTGCAGATTCACGTCGACGCCACCGACATCGATCACCGCGTCTTCCGCGTGCACGAAGTGATTCCGACCGCGTCCGGCCCGCTCACCCTGCTGTACCCGCAGTGGCTGCCGGGCGATCACGAGCCGTCGGGCACGATCGACGCGCTGGCCGGCCTGGTGGTCAAGGCCAACGGCAAGACGCTGAACTGGACCCGCGATCCGTTCAACGTGTTCGCCTTCCACGTCGACGTGCCGCAGGGCGTGCACGCGGTGGACGTCGACTTCCAGTATCTCTCGCCGCAGAACCGCCGCGAGGGGCGCATCGTGATGACGCCGGAAATGCTCGACCTGCAGTGGAGCAGCAACACGATCTACCCGGCGGGTTACTACAGCAAGGACATCAAGGTCGACGCCAGCGCCACCTTCCCGGCCGGCTGGCAGTTCGGCACCGCGCTGGACGTGGCCTCGCGCGACGGCAGTACGGTGAACTTCAAGACCATCACCTACAACGCACTGGTCGATTCACCGGTCTACGCCGGCAAGTACTTCAAGCGCATCGACCTGGCGCCGGGCTCCAAGACGCCGGTGCACCTGGACGTGGTGGCCGACCAGCCGAAGGACCTGGACATCACGCCGGAGCAGATCAAGATCCACCGCGACCTGGTGCAGCAGATGTACAAGCTGTACGGCGCGCACCACTACAACCACTACGACTTCCTGCTCTCGCTGAGCAACAAGATGGGCGGCGAAGGCCTGGAGCACCACCGCTCCAGCGAGAACGGCACCGGTCCGGGCTACTTCACCAAGTGGAAGCAGGACTGGGCCATGCGCGACCTGCTGTCGCACGAGTTCAACCATTCGTGGGACGGCAAGTACCGTCGTCCGTTCGACCTGTGGACGCCGAACTTCAACGTCGCGATGGGTGACACCCTGCTGTGGGTGTACGAGGGCCAGACCCAGTTCTGGGGCCAGGTGATGGCCGCCCGCTCGGGCCTGTGGACCGACGCGCAGTTCCGCGACATGCTGGCCAACGTAGCCGCCACCTATGATCGCGGCCGTCCGGGTCTTGCGACCTGGCGCAACGTGCAGGACACCACCAACGATCCGCCGATCGCCCAGCGCGCTCCGCTGCCGTACCGCAACTACCAGGGCAGCGAGGACTACTACAGCGCCGGTCAGCTGATCTGGCTGGACGTCGACGGCAAGCTGCGTGAGCTGACCCACGGCAAGAAGAACCTCGACAACTTCGCCCGTGCCTTCTTCGGCATGGACAACGGTTCGTGGGTGGTCAACACCTACCACTTCCAGGACGTGGTGAACACGCTCAACAGCATCGCTCCGTACGACTGGGCCAAGTACCTGCGCACCCGCCTTGATGGTCACGGCCCGCTGATCGGCGGCCTGGAATCGCATGGCTGGAAGCTGGTCTACACTGACAAGCCGTCCGATGCCCTGAAGGCGATGGAAGCGCACTACCACTTCGCCAACCTGATGTATTCGATCGGCGTGGCGGTAGGCAAGGGCGGCCACATCGCCGACGTGCTGTGGAACGGCCCCGCGTTCAAGGCCGGTCTGTCGCCGGGCATGAGCATCGTGGCCGTGAACGGTCATGACTACAGCAACGATGCACTGGCCAATGCGGTGACCGCGTCCGCCAAGGACAAGAGCATGCCGGTCAAGCTGCTGGTCAAGAACTTCAACGAGTTCAAGACCATCGAGATCGACTACCACGAGGGTCTGAAGTATCCGCACCTGGTGCGCGACACCAGCCGTCCGGACACGCTGACCAAGCTGATCAAGCCGCTCTGA
- a CDS encoding efflux RND transporter permease subunit, giving the protein MKFTDLFIKKPVLAIVVSLLILVLGLKAVTSLTVRQYPKTENATVTVTTAYYGADAQTMAGFITQPLEQAISQAQGIDYLSSTSVQGVSTITATLRLNYDANRALTEITTQVNSVKNQLPPEAQQPVLTVQTGETIDAMYMGFYSDVLPTNNITDYLSRVVKPKLDSIPGVQTAELLGARNFALRAWLDPAKMAARGVTAADVNAALAANNYLAAVGSSKGQAVTVDLTANSNLHTVDQFKQLVIKQVNGSIVRLEDVAKVELGSDSYGFNVAFSGRRSVFIGIKVAPDANVLDVAKRVREAFPDIQQQLPSGITGKIVYDGTEFVNSSIDEVVKTLIEALLIVTVVIFLFLGSLRAVIIPVIAMPLSLIGTFFVMLALGYSINLLTLLALVLAIGLVVDDAIIVVENVDRHMKEEHKTPLQSAMLAARELGGPILAMTVVLIAVYVPIGFQKGLTGALFTEFAFTLAGAVTVSAVVALTLSPMMCATFFRSEQDDGRFVKFIDHQFERVQHGYRRLLHGTLSTWSVVIVMAGLLLLATIALGMTSQSKLAPEEDQGVVAGQIVGAPNATAEQMNVYAHQMYEAAKKLPEYQQMFQLTGVPTTNQGIGGVLFKPWDQRSRDAHQLQLALQKAWNGIAGAKIAAFQFPPLPGASGLPVQMVITTTEPFQNLDQVANEVLKRAQASGKFYFIDSDLKLDKPQATVSLDRDMISTLGLTQKDVGAALGAALGGGYVNYFSISGRSYRVIPQVLQVDRLNPHQVLDYYINTPSGQVVQASTVARIKHEVVPRSLNHFQQLNSATISGVSSMSQGEALKYLAGLVKQVAPTGYNVDYSGQSRQFIQESGGFIGTLLFAVIIVFLALSAQFNSLRDPIVILVSVPLALFGALIFVNLFTSLNIYTEVGLVTLMGLISKHGILMVEFANHSQLSGMSKREAIEHAAAVRLRPILMTTAAMVLGVIPLVIASGAGAAGRFNMGLVISTGLSIGTLFTLFVVPAFYMLLSTDHHADQDKPQDPPLLEA; this is encoded by the coding sequence ATGAAATTCACCGACCTCTTCATCAAGAAGCCGGTACTGGCGATCGTCGTCAGCCTGCTGATCCTGGTGCTCGGCCTGAAGGCCGTGACCAGCCTCACCGTGCGCCAGTACCCGAAGACCGAGAACGCCACCGTCACCGTCACCACCGCCTACTACGGTGCCGACGCGCAGACCATGGCGGGCTTCATCACCCAGCCGCTGGAACAGGCGATTTCGCAGGCGCAGGGCATCGACTACCTGTCCTCCACCAGCGTGCAGGGTGTGTCGACCATCACCGCCACGCTGCGCCTGAACTACGACGCCAACCGCGCCCTGACCGAGATCACCACCCAGGTGAACTCGGTGAAGAACCAGTTGCCGCCCGAGGCCCAGCAGCCCGTGCTCACCGTGCAGACCGGCGAGACCATCGACGCGATGTACATGGGCTTCTACAGCGACGTGCTGCCTACCAACAACATCACCGACTACCTGTCGCGCGTGGTGAAGCCGAAGCTCGATTCGATTCCCGGCGTGCAGACGGCGGAACTGCTGGGCGCACGCAACTTCGCCCTGCGCGCCTGGCTGGACCCGGCGAAGATGGCCGCCCGTGGCGTCACCGCCGCCGACGTCAACGCGGCACTGGCCGCCAACAACTACCTGGCCGCGGTCGGCTCGTCCAAGGGGCAGGCGGTGACCGTCGACCTCACCGCCAACAGCAACCTGCATACCGTCGACCAGTTCAAGCAACTGGTGATCAAGCAGGTCAACGGCTCCATCGTGCGACTCGAGGACGTGGCCAAGGTCGAGCTGGGCTCGGACAGCTACGGCTTCAACGTGGCGTTCAGCGGCCGGCGCTCGGTGTTCATCGGCATCAAGGTGGCACCGGACGCCAACGTGCTGGACGTGGCCAAGCGCGTACGCGAGGCCTTCCCGGACATCCAGCAGCAGCTGCCCAGCGGGATCACCGGCAAGATCGTGTATGACGGCACCGAGTTCGTGAACAGCTCGATCGACGAGGTGGTCAAAACCCTGATCGAAGCGCTGCTGATCGTCACGGTGGTGATCTTCCTGTTCCTCGGCAGCCTGCGTGCGGTGATCATCCCGGTGATCGCGATGCCGCTGTCGCTGATCGGCACCTTCTTCGTGATGCTGGCGCTGGGCTACTCGATTAACCTGCTGACACTGCTGGCGCTGGTGCTGGCGATCGGCCTGGTGGTGGACGACGCGATCATCGTGGTGGAGAACGTCGACCGCCACATGAAGGAGGAACACAAGACCCCGCTGCAGTCGGCCATGCTGGCGGCGCGCGAACTGGGCGGACCGATCCTGGCAATGACCGTGGTGCTGATCGCGGTCTATGTGCCGATCGGTTTCCAGAAAGGCCTTACCGGCGCGCTGTTCACCGAGTTCGCCTTCACCCTGGCGGGCGCGGTGACCGTCTCGGCGGTGGTCGCACTGACACTCTCGCCGATGATGTGCGCCACGTTCTTCCGCAGTGAGCAGGACGATGGTCGCTTCGTGAAGTTCATCGACCATCAGTTCGAGCGCGTGCAGCACGGCTACAGGCGCCTGTTGCACGGTACCTTGTCGACCTGGTCGGTGGTGATCGTGATGGCCGGCCTGCTGCTGCTGGCGACCATCGCATTGGGCATGACCTCGCAGTCGAAGCTCGCGCCGGAGGAGGACCAGGGCGTGGTCGCCGGGCAGATCGTCGGCGCACCGAACGCCACCGCCGAACAGATGAACGTGTACGCCCACCAGATGTACGAGGCGGCGAAGAAGCTGCCGGAGTACCAACAGATGTTCCAGCTGACCGGCGTGCCGACCACCAACCAGGGCATCGGCGGTGTGCTGTTCAAGCCGTGGGACCAGCGCAGCCGCGACGCGCACCAGTTGCAGCTGGCACTGCAGAAGGCGTGGAACGGCATCGCCGGCGCCAAGATCGCCGCGTTCCAGTTCCCGCCGCTGCCCGGCGCGTCTGGCCTGCCGGTCCAGATGGTGATTACCACCACCGAGCCGTTCCAGAACCTGGACCAGGTGGCCAACGAGGTGCTCAAGCGGGCGCAGGCCAGCGGCAAGTTCTACTTCATCGACTCGGACCTGAAGCTGGACAAGCCGCAGGCCACGGTGTCGCTGGACCGCGACATGATCTCCACCCTGGGGCTGACCCAGAAGGATGTCGGTGCCGCGCTCGGTGCCGCGCTGGGCGGCGGCTACGTCAACTACTTCTCGATCTCCGGACGCTCCTACCGGGTGATCCCGCAGGTGTTGCAGGTCGACCGCCTGAACCCGCACCAGGTGCTGGACTACTACATCAACACGCCCAGCGGCCAGGTGGTCCAGGCCTCGACCGTGGCCAGGATCAAGCATGAAGTGGTACCGCGCTCGCTGAACCACTTCCAGCAGCTCAACTCGGCGACCATCTCCGGCGTGTCCAGCATGTCGCAGGGCGAGGCACTGAAGTATCTGGCCGGGCTGGTGAAGCAGGTGGCGCCGACCGGCTACAACGTGGACTACTCCGGCCAGTCGCGGCAGTTCATACAGGAATCCGGCGGCTTCATCGGCACCCTGCTGTTCGCCGTGATCATCGTGTTCCTGGCGCTGTCGGCACAGTTCAACAGCCTGCGCGACCCGATCGTGATCCTGGTCTCGGTGCCGCTGGCGCTGTTCGGTGCGCTGATCTTCGTCAACCTGTTCACCAGCCTCAACATCTACACCGAAGTGGGCCTGGTGACCCTGATGGGCCTGATCAGCAAGCACGGCATCCTGATGGTCGAGTTCGCCAATCACTCGCAGCTGTCCGGCATGAGCAAGCGCGAGGCGATCGAACATGCCGCCGCGGTGCGCCTGCGTCCAATCCTGATGACCACCGCGGCGATGGTGTTGGGCGTGATCCCGCTGGTGATCGCCTCCGGTGCCGGTGCGGCGGGCCGCTTCAACATGGGTCTGGTGATCTCCACCGGCTTGTCAATCGGCACGCTGTTCACCCTGTTCGTGGTGCCGGCGTTCTACATGCTGCTGTCCACCGATCACCACGCGGACCAGGACAAGCCACAGGACCCGCCGCTGCTGGAAGCCTGA
- a CDS encoding efflux RND transporter periplasmic adaptor subunit produces MSPRADKKPSTLKRMIWMIVGTIALIALIAGIKVLLVVRMIHSLPKPGPVTVSTIKASEQTWQPTLDAVGTLRAVKGADLAAEVAGLVTDVNLKSGQDVKQGQLLVQLRDGDEVAQLHQLQANAQLAKLTLERARRQLAAKAISEADFDTARADYQARQAAVAQQQVVIQKKQLRAPFDGRAGIITVNPGDYLAAGTTVVTVQQLDPMFVDFNIPQGELAKVKVGEPVHLHLDAWPGRIFNGKLSAINPKVDISTRNVQVEATVPNPAKTLTPGMFAKLSVDVGTQHPLLTLPQAAIVYNPYGDTVYVVHPGKGKDAQGKPNLPTVQQAFVTLGATRGDQVAILKGISAGTEVVTSGQMKLKNGATITVDNSVQPADSVNPTPQEH; encoded by the coding sequence ATGAGCCCGCGCGCCGACAAAAAGCCCAGCACTCTCAAGCGCATGATCTGGATGATCGTGGGAACGATCGCGCTGATCGCACTGATCGCCGGCATCAAGGTGCTGCTGGTGGTCCGCATGATCCACAGCCTGCCCAAGCCCGGGCCGGTGACGGTCAGCACCATCAAGGCAAGCGAACAGACCTGGCAGCCCACGCTCGACGCGGTCGGCACCCTGCGCGCTGTGAAGGGTGCCGACCTGGCCGCCGAAGTCGCCGGACTGGTCACCGACGTCAATCTCAAGTCCGGCCAGGACGTGAAGCAGGGCCAGTTGCTGGTGCAACTGCGCGACGGCGACGAAGTGGCCCAGCTGCACCAGCTCCAGGCGAATGCCCAGCTGGCGAAGCTCACCCTCGAACGGGCCCGTCGCCAGCTTGCCGCCAAGGCGATCAGCGAAGCCGATTTCGATACCGCCCGGGCCGACTACCAGGCCCGCCAGGCGGCAGTGGCACAGCAGCAGGTGGTGATCCAGAAGAAGCAGCTGCGTGCGCCGTTCGACGGTCGCGCCGGCATCATCACGGTGAACCCGGGTGACTACCTCGCCGCCGGCACCACCGTGGTGACGGTGCAGCAGCTCGACCCGATGTTCGTGGACTTCAACATTCCGCAGGGCGAGCTGGCCAAGGTCAAGGTAGGCGAACCGGTGCACCTGCATCTGGATGCGTGGCCGGGCCGTATCTTCAACGGCAAGCTCAGCGCGATCAACCCCAAGGTCGACATCAGCACCCGCAACGTGCAGGTGGAAGCCACCGTGCCGAACCCCGCCAAGACACTCACCCCCGGCATGTTCGCCAAGCTCAGCGTGGACGTCGGCACGCAGCATCCGCTGCTGACGCTGCCGCAGGCGGCGATCGTCTACAACCCCTACGGCGACACCGTCTACGTGGTGCACCCGGGCAAGGGCAAGGATGCGCAGGGCAAGCCGAACCTGCCGACCGTGCAGCAGGCCTTCGTCACCCTCGGTGCCACGCGTGGCGACCAGGTGGCGATCCTCAAGGGCATCAGCGCCGGCACCGAGGTGGTGACCAGTGGCCAGATGAAGCTGAAGAACGGCGCCACCATCACTGTCGACAACAGCGTGCAGCCGGCCGACAGCGTGAACCCCACGCCGCAGGAACACTAG